Below is a genomic region from Pyrococcus kukulkanii.
TACTGGAGGACGTTAGGGATGTTGATGAGCTTTTCGAAATAATAAAGGAATTGAAATCTAAATCTTAATGTGCTTCCATTTTCCTCTCCTGAACACCAACCAGAACAGCCCAGCGGTTATGAACGTCTCAAGGCTCATCCCTATCCATGCCGCTATTACACCTAACCCCTTGAAAGTTAAGCCAGGGAAAGTTAACTTCCAGATGGTAAAGCTCGGAATCTTGAACCCAAATCCTAGCAGGTACGATGGAATTATCCTGAAGAGTAGCTTGCTAATTGAAGTTACATAAAGGGGGCTCTTAGTGTCTCCTGCCCCCCTTAGGGCACCACTTAAGACGAAGGTTACCCCGAGGGGAATTTCGCTTATCCCGACTATTATCAAGTATATTGACGCCAACTTCTTAACGACTTCATAGTTTGGATCTGAGCTCGATATAAATGGCTCAACAAGGTACCCTGGGAACGCGGTGAGGATAAAAGCCATAACGCTCATGAAGGCCGTTGTCATAAGTAATGCCTCTTTAACAACTCTCTCCGCCTGTTCGGGTTTTTTAGCACCTAAGCTCTGTCCCACTAAGGCGGATGTTGCTATGCTGAAACCAAAGGCTGGCATATAAGCTATGCTCTCTACTCTTAATCCTATTTGGTGAGCTGAGAGGGCTATCTTTCCGAACCTAGTTACTATACTCATGTACAAGAAGTTGTAGAAGCTGAACAATCCTCTCTCGAGCATAGTTGGAGTCCCTATTCTAAGGATCTTCTCTACTATGTCCCATCGTATTGTAAGGTCAAGCACTGGCTTCAGGATGAGTTTATGGGATATGAAAAGGTATAGCCCAGTGAGAAATGCCACCGTTATTCCAATTCCCGAGGCCCAAGCGGCACCTACGGGACCAAGTCTTGGAAATCCCAATGCCCCAAATACCAACAGGTAATCTAAGACCGCGTTTACCATGTTCATCAATATGTTGAGGAGCATTGGTGTCTTTGTATCCCCAGCTCCCCTTAGGGACGAGAAAAACGCGAAGCCAACGAACCTTATTGGATAAAATAGAAAGAGAACCTTCAAGTATGCATATGCTATTTCAAGGACTTCACCCTTGGCTCCCATTATCCTGAGGATTTCATCTCCAAAGAATATCCCAAACAACATTACGGGAATTCCCAAGATGAAGGCTATGTACATGCTCTGCTCGGCAACTCTTGACGCCTCCTCGTAGTTTCCTTCTCCTACTCTCCTCGCTACAACGGCAAGGGTTCCCGTTGCAACGGCCATCATTATTGGGAACATAAACCAGCTGACCATTCCTCCAAGGCCGACTGCTCCAAGTGCCACCGCGCTCACGTGACCCACTATCATAGTATCAACTAAGTTGAGAAGTGTCTGGCTTACGTTTCCTGTTATCGCGGGCCACGCAAGCTTCCAAAGTTTTTTTCTGAGCTCGCTCATTTTACATCACATTATAACAATCGTCTAAACGGTTAAAGTTCCATGGAATTTAAAAACCTTTAGCTTGTAGGTACGCATCTTTTTGGTTGAGGGCAGGGATGAATTAAAACTGTAGTGCTACGAGACGAAGAGGTGGGTAAATTGCCAAAAATACTTTTACAGTTATTAGACTTGCAAATGATCCAATGGCAATTTATAGATTTTTGGAAAGACTGCTATTATCAGGATTGAAAAGGACTTACCCTATGATTCATGGGAAGAATTTTTGAAGGCATTAGGAAAGTGTATTGAAAGAAATCCAACCCCTTAGCAAAAACCTTATATCTTCTTCGTTTGAAGAGTAACTTGTCTTTTGTTAAAGTTTTCAGGGGCGGGCAAATATGGCAGTAGTCGTAGTAACAGGAAGGGGGGGTGCTGGAAAGACCACCACAACAGCAAACTTGAGCACTTATTTCGCTCAATCTGACTACAGGGTTCTTGCAATAGATGGTGATCTTTATCTTCCAAACCTTGGTCTCCATTTCGCGTTAGACAACGTTAAGTACACGCTACACTCTGTAGTTAAAGATCCCAATATGGATCCTGAATGGGCAATATACAAGCATAAAGAAACGGGAGTCTACGTAATGCCTGGTAGCTCGAGGCTTGAAGATGTCCTGGGAATTTCGGGTCAAAGGTTGAAGGAAATAATAGAGAACTTAAAGTATAAGTATCCGCTTATATTTGTAGATTCGCCAACTGGAGTCCCCTTTGATACCCTTCCTGCGTTTGAAGTTTTTGACTATCAGATAATAGTTGTAGAGATAGAGAGGTCTCCTATTTACTCATTTGAAACCATGGTCGAGAATGAAGTTCTGAAGCTCAAGGCATTGGGAGATCGATTTGGTCTTGAAGTCGGGGTTGTAATAAATAAGGTTAGGGAGGCAGCGGATGTCATCGATAAGATAGTTGAGGTTATTGAGACTGATATAGGCGTTCCTGTTCTAGGGGTTATCCCCTTCGACGATGCCGTACCTGAATCCGTGAATGCAGGTATACCGGTTTTGGTGTATAAGCCTCATAGCGATGCCGCGATAGCTTTTAAAGAGGCTGGACAGCTAACCGAAGAGTGGATATTTGGCTCTTCTCCACAGAGGTGATACCATGAACGTTGAGGAAATTATAGAGAAAGTTGCGAAGGGTGAGATTAAGCTCCATCAGGTAGAAAACTATGTTAACGGTGATAAGAGGCTTGCAACCGAGATAAGGAGGAAGGCTTTGGAGAGGAAGCTTGGAATAAAGCTCGAGCACATAGGCCACTACAGCATAGATCCTAACCAGCTCATCGGGAGGAATATAGAGAACATGATCGGCGTGGTTCAGATACCAATGGGAGTCGCTGGGCCCTTAAAGATAAATGGAGAGTACGCTAAGGGAGAGTTCTACATTCCTCTGGCCACCACGGAAGGAGCCTTAGTCGCTTCGGTGAACAGGGGCTGCTCAGCCTTAACCGAGGCAGGTGGAGTCGTTACTACATTATTAGATGATAAGATGACGAGGGCTCCGCTGATAAAGTGTCCTAATGCTAGAAGGGCGAGGGAAGTTGCACAGTGGGTTCAGGAGAACCTTGAGTACCTGCAGGAGAAGGCGGTAAGTAAAGTCACGAGACACGGAAAGCTTAGGGGGGTTAAGCCCTTCATAGTGGGCAGGAACCTCTATCTTAGGTTTGAATTTGAGACTGGAGATGCAATGGGAATGAACATGGTCACAATAGCGAGCGAGGAGATAATGAAGGTTATCGAGGAGCACTTCCCCGATGTAAGGTACTTGGCACTATCGGGAAACCTCTGCGTGGACAAAAAGCCTAACGCCGTGAACTTCATCCTCGGCAGGGGGAAAACAGTCGTTGCCGAAGCTGTAGTCCCCAGGGAGATAGTTAAGAGGAAGCTGAAGACTACTCCAGAACTAATCGCGGAGGTAAACTACCTGAAGAACCTTGTTGGCTCTGCTCAAGCTGGTAGCTATGGCTTCAACGCCCACTTCGGCAACATAGTTGGGGCGATATTCCTAGCCACTGGGCAGGATGAGGCTCAGATCACCGAGGGCTCTCACGGGATAACCATAGCGGAAGTAACTCCAGAAGGTGACCTATACATAAGCATAACAATGCCAAGCTTGGAGATAGGAACTGTTGGAGGGGGAACTAGGGTTCCTACTCAGAGAGAAGCCCTTGAGATAATGGGCGTCGCTGGTGGAGGGGATCCTCCTGGGGTAAATGCTAAGAAGTTTGCTGAAATAGTTGCGGGTGCAGTTCTTGCAGGAGAGTTATCTCTACTTGCGGCTATAGCGGCTAAGCACTTAGCGAGAGCTCACAAGATGTTAGGAAGATGATGGAAATTAGGTATAAGCCCGTTGGGATAATTAGAACGCCCTTTAAGGTGCCGAAGGGCGTTCCCATCCAGCCTTCTGCAGCTAGGGGGGTTAGAGGTGAGGTTATAGTATTTCCTGAGTACACTGAAGGTTTGAAGGATCTTGACGGCTTTTCTCACATAATTTTGATTTATCACTTTCACTTAGCAAAACCGGGCTCTCTACTTGTAAAGCCGTACATGCATGATGAGTATCATGGGGTTTTTGCCACTAGGGCCCCAAGCAGACCTAACCCTATAGGAATTTCAGTTGTGAGGCTTCTGAGGATAGAGGGAAATGTTTTGCACGTTGAGGATGTTGATATAGTTGATGGGACTCCTCTCCTTGATATAAAACCGTATGTTCCTGAATTCGACGTTAGAAAAGTTGAGAGGATAGGATGGCTTGAAAAGAATGTTCACAAGCTTCCATACATTAGGGATGATGGTCGCTTTTCAGGGGGCTAAGTTTTTAAAATGCTATTTTAATTACCTATTGGAAGAAAAACTGCTGGGGGTGATGAAATGCCGGTTATAGAGGAGCTCCCAGCTGTTAAGTTTGAGAGGGTTGGAATGCACTCCCACATAAAAGGCCTGGGATTGGATGAGAACGGCAAGGCAAAATTCATTGGAGACGGGATGGTCGGTCAAGTTAAAGCTAGGGAAGCTGCTGGAATTGCTGTTAAGTTGATAAAACAGGGCAAACTCGCTGGCAAGGGTATTCTGCTTGTTGGTCCAACAGGAAGTGGTAAAACGGCAATAGCAATGGGCATAGCCAAGGAGCTTGGTGAAGACGTTCCCTTCGTTCAAATAAGTGGTAGTGAGATTTATTCTGCCGAAGTCAAAAAGACTGAATTCCTGAAGCAGGCCCTAAGGAGGGCCATTGGTGTTAGAATTAGTGAGGAGAGAAAAGTTTACGAGGGAATGGTCGAGAGGATAGAGATTAAGAGGACGAGGCACCCCTTCAATCCCTACATAGAGATACCTGAGAGCGTTAAGATAACGCTAAAGACAAAGGACGATGAGAAAACACTGAGGACAGGTAGGGAAATAGCATATCAGCTGCTTGAGCTCGGAATTGAGGAGGGGGATGTAATACAGATTGATGCCGAGACGGGAAGGGTTTCAAGGGTTGGAACAACAAAAGAAGAGGAGGGACTATTCTTCAGGAAGAAGGTGGAGCTTCCAACAGGCCCAGTTCTTAAAGTTAAGGAGTTCACCTATACGGTAACCCTTCATGACCTTGACGTCGTGAATGCGAGGGCTGGGGGAATATTCAGCCTTCTCTTTGGTGGAGGAATGGAGATAAACGATGAGATCAGGGAGAGGGTTGACCAGACCGTTAAGCAGTGGATAGAAGAGGGTAAGGCAACTCTAGTCCCAGGAGTTTTGTTCATCGATGAGTGTCACATGCTCGACATCGAAGCATTCTCATTCTTGGCTAGAGCAATGGAGAACGAGCTTGCTCCAATTTTAATCCTAGCAACCAACAGGGGAATGACAAAGATTAGGGGAACAGATATCGAGGCTCCACACGGAATTCCGCTGGACATGCTCGACAGATTACTTATAATCAACACCGAGCCCTATAAGAAGGAGGAAATCAGGGAGATCGTAAAGATAAGGGCTAAGGAGGAGGGAATAGAGCTCAGCGATGAGGCTTTAGAGTACCTTGCGGAGCTCGGTGAGAAGACCAGCTTAAGATATGCAGTCCAGCTGCTGGCTCCTGCAAGCATAATAGCTGGAGGCAAGAGGGTGGAGAAGGAGCACGTTGAGAAGGCCAAGGAGTACTTTGCCGATGTCAAGAGGAGCATAGCTTTCGTTGAGAAGCTTGAGGGAATGCTACGTTAGAGCACAGAGGATGTCAAAGAATGCTGAGCCAAGCCAGTGGACTATGAAGCTCGGGAGGAAGCTCCCCTCTTTTAAATCTATTATTGCAAATATTATGCCAGCGAGGAAGGAGTAAGGGATCTCTATTACGGGCTTTCCAATATGCAGAATTGCGTAGGGAATTGCTTGCCCTAATATCCCCATCCACTTGTTTTCCTTTGCAATGGGGAAGAGGAGAAAGCCCCTGAAGAACGCCTCATGGGTAAACATGACCACGCCCATTTTGAGCTCTCCTAGAATGAAGCTATAAACATCTGAGTAGGGGAACCTGGGGTAGTAACTCCTCATGCTCTCGTCAAGGAGTCCCAGGAAACTCATTATGACGGCGATTCCAATGAGTATTAGTGTACTCCTCCAGCTTTTTGGAAGTTTGAGACCAACGTCCTTAAGCTCTTTCCTGAACAGGATCACTGGAATTAGGAGATAGAAGAACACTAAATATGCTATCCACTCGTTAAACGTTCCCGGGATCCTTGAGGGAATGAACGCTATTATAAAAAGTGCCAGTATCCTGGGATTCATGTTGACTACTTTCTCAATACCCTTTTAAACTATCACCCCAGTAGTATACTACTGGGGTGATAGTTTGTACTTCGATCCAAAACCCAAGGAGAGGAGAGAGGATCTCTATGATAGAGATAAAGAGTTGGGTAAGCTAATTGACTTAGTAAAGAAAAACGCTCCCATTATAGTCGTAAAAGGAATTAGGAGGGTCGGAAAAACATCCTTAGTGAGGGTGGCCCTTAATGAAAGTCAGAGAAACTTCATCATCGTTGATTTGAGGGGAATTAACCCCAACTCTAGAAGAGACTTAGTTGTCAGGTTTCAGATGGCAATAAATGAGGCTCTTAAAAGGAGTAACGTACTGAAGCGTGTCCTTGCATCAGTTAGGGAGGTTGAGGTTTCCAAGTTTGGAGTAACAATATCTTGGAGAAGGGCAAGTGTCCTTGAGGATATTCTCCTGAAACTCCAGGACGAAAGATTTGTTGTTGTTCTAGATGAGGTACAGGATGCAAGGGGTCCCGTTGGAAAGTACCTTGCGAGTGTTATAGCTCACTTCTATGACTATGGGGATTTACCTTTTATCCTTACCGGAAGTCAGATTGGTCTACTCTATGACTTCTTAGGAGTTGAAGATCCGAGGGCTCCCCTCTACGGCAGGTTCCTCTACGAGGTTGAGGTTTCTCGATTTACTAGGGAACAGAGCCTTGAATTTTTAAGGCTGGGCTTCTCCCAGCTTGGACTTGATGCTGAGGATGAAATGCTTGAAAAGGTTGTGGAGGTGCTGGATGGGATTCCTGGGTGGCTAGTTCACTTTGGGCTCCTCGCGAAAACTCATGGTGCCTCTGAGAAAACCCTCGAGATGACTCTATCTCAAGCAAGCAGGCTTGCCCTTGGTGAGTTTAATGAATTCTTAAAACGGAGAGAGGTTGCTAGGAGGAGGTACGAAGCTGTAATGAAGGCAATTGCTAATGGAAAAAGGACTTGGAGTGAGATCAAGAGGGAGCTTGAAAAGCATGAAGGTAAAACTATCGCTGATTCTGTACTATCTAGAGTCCTTGAGGCTTTGGTTAAGGCCTCATTCCTTGAGAAAATTGTTGATGGAAGGAACATCGAATACAAGATTAGCGATCCAGTTCTTGAGTACGCACTTAAACGAGGAAGTTTATGATTGCCGGAAGGATAAATGCCGTGTAAACACCATTTAGGGCCATTCCTAGCCCGCTAACGGCTCCAGCGAGCTCGTCCTCAGTTATTATCCTTGCGGTTCCCAGTCCGTGGGAAGAAACTCCTGTCGCTAATCCTCTTGCCACCCTGTCCCTAACCCTGAAGATATTCAGGAGTTCCGGAGCTAGGGCGTTCCCCAGGATGCCGGTCAGTATTACCAACACTGCAGTCAAGGGAGGGATCCCTCCAATCTTCTCGCTCACGCCCATAGCTATTGCAGTTGTAACGCTCTTCGGTGCAAAGCTCCTCTGGAGGATTTCAGGGGCATGAAAGGCCTTCAGCATGTAAACCGCCGATAGTATCGCCGTACTTCCTCCCACCACAACCCCAACCGCGATTTCCTTCTTGTATTCCCTGATTATGGACAACTGCTTGTAGAGTGGAATAGCTAAGCTTACAACAGCTGGCCCCAGGAGGAAACTCAGAAACCTCGCTGATTCCATATATTCCTCATATTTAATGCTGGTGCCTTTGAGGATAATCGCTATCGTGACTATTGAGAGGAGGACTGGATTTAAAGCTGGGGTTCTCTTCTTTGCGTACATCCAGGAAAGGACCGTGTACAGGAAGAGCGTTAAGAATACTCCAAAAACATTCATCTCCTGAGCACCTCCACGGTCTTTGCAGTCACGAATAGAGTGATTATGAAGCTTAAAATTAGGGCAACTCCAATCGCAATCAAATTCTCCTTGAGGAGATCCAGGTAGAGTATTATTCCAACTCCTGGAGGGATGAACATAATGCTCATGTTCCTAACGAGAAATTCTCCTTCTCTCTCAACGTCTTCAAGTCTGACAATTCCAGTGATTAGTGCAAGGGTTAGTAAGAGCATCCCAAGAACGCTTCCCGGTATTGGTACCCCAGCACCTTCTATCAGCTCCCCCAGGAATAGAAAGCCGAATATTATCGTTAGCCCTTTGTACATTTTTCCACCCCCAAGCTATATATACCAATTCTAGGCTTAGTTTGATAGGTGTTAAATAATGCCCTACATAGAGAAGCTTGAGCTTAAAGGGTTCAAATCTTACGGTAATAAGAAGGTTGTCATCCCCTTCTCGAAGGGTTTTACCGCGATAGTTGGTGCCAATGGTTCCGGAAAGAGCAACATTGGAGATGCAATACTCTTCGTCCTCGGTGGACTCTCGGCGAAAGCCATGAGGGCAACGAGGATTAGTGATCTAATATTCGCTGGAACAAAAAGCGAGCCTCCGGCTAAATATGCTGAGGTAGCTATATACTTCAACAATGAGGACAGGGGATTCCCGATAGATGAGGATGAAGTTGTAATTAAGAGAAGAGTCTACCCAGATGGAAGGAGCACTTACTGGCTAAACGGAAAGAGAGCTACAAGAAGCGAAATCCTTGACCTCTTGAGTGCCGCAATGATCTCTCCCGAAGGCTACAACATAGTCCTTCAGGGTGACATAACGAAGTTCATCAAAATGAGTCCCTTGGAGAGAAGGCTAATAATTGACGATATATCAGGCATAGCGGAGTATGATGCTAAGAAGGAGAAGGCCCTTCAGGAGCTGAAGCAAGCTGAGGAAAACCTTGCGAGGGTTGATCTCCTTATAAGGGAGGTAAAGAAGCAACTGGACAAGCTCGAAAAGGAGAGGAATGATGCCCTGAGGTACCTTGATCTGAAGGAGAGGGTAAAGAAGGCTAAGGTTGCCCTGCTTCTCGGTGAGATAAAAAGGCTTGAGGAGGAGTTGTCCTCAAACGAGGCGAAGAGGAGTAGCATAGAGGAAGAAATTAAATCACTTGAGAGGAGAATAGAAGAAGTAGCTAGACTTATCGTCGAGAAGGAAAATGAGCTGAGGAAAATAGAAGAGGAGCTTGAGAGGGAGAGTAGTGAGGAGGCCCTCAAGGTAACGAGGAAGATTGGAGAGATAAACTCCAAGATAGAGTTAGCCAAGAGAAACATTGAGGTTGGAAAGAAGGAGCTTGATGAGGCCCAAGTGAGGCTGATAAGGGCTAAAGATGAACTGAAAAAGGTTCTCAGCGAGATAGAGAAAACCAAGGGTGCAATAAACAGATGGTCCAAGAGGAAGGATTCTCTAATAGATGAAATAAAGGCGAAAGAGGAGGAGAGAAACCTTCTAGTAGTTAGACTGGGGGAGATAGACAGGACTTTCGCCGTTGCAAGGGAAGAGTTTGATTCAGTGGTTGGGGAACTTGAGAATGCTAAAAAGGAGCTTTACGAAGGAGAAGCTGAGATAAGAAGGCTTGAAGGCGAAAAGGAAAAATTGCAGTCTCAAATTCTCGTTCTAAAGGCAAGGTTACCTGGTATAGATGAAAAGATTAGAGAGCTCAATTCTCTACTTGAGGAGAAAAAGGCCCAGCTTAGTGAGCTGGAAGGCAAGCTAGCCTCTATCTCCTCTCGCAGGAGAAAGGTTGAGGATGAAATTGAGAAAAAGGGGAGGGAGTTAGAGGAGGTAAAATCTAAGCTAGACTCCCTCGAAAAAGAGCTTATAAAAGCCGAGGCTCAAAGTGAGATAAGGGGGAATAAGGCAATAGATGCCCTAAAGAACTCGGGCATCCCTGGGATTTACGGAACCTTGGCTGAGCTGATAAGGGTTAGGGATCGTCAGTATTCGATTGCGGTTGAGGTTGCCCTCGGCAATAGGGCGGACAACGTAGTCGTTGAAGATGAGATTGTCGCCGAGAAGGCTATTAAGTTTCTGAAGGAGAACAGGCTTGGGAGGCTAACCTTCCTCCCCCTGAACAAGATAAAGCCAAGGAAACCAAATGATTCTGTCGGTATTCCAGTTACGGATGTAATCGAGTACGACCCCAGGATAGATAATGCAGTTAGGTTCGCCCTGGGTGATACGGTTATAGTTTCCTCCATGGAGGAGGCAAGGACCCATATCGGAAAGGTCAGGATGGTGACCTTGGAGGGAGAGCTCTATGAGAAGAGCGGAGCTATAACTGGAGGTCACTATAAGCCTAGAGGGTTGGCCGTAGATACGAGGAAGCTTAAGGAGGAAGTGGAGTCTCTAAAGGCCAAGAAGGAAGCCCTCGAGGCTGAGCTTAATTCTCTTAAAGTTGAGCTTAGGGCTTTGGAAAATCAAGGTTTTGAGCTTAGGATAAAGATCAGCGATATTGAAAAGGAAATAGAGATAACGAGGAAAGATCTTGATAGGCTTTTAGCTGAGAAAAAAGCGATAGAAGGGGAAATTAAGGATTCAGAGGGTAAAATAAAGAAAATAGAAGAGACAATTCATGCCAAGAGGGGAGAGCTGGCAAAGCTCAGGGGCAGGATAGAGAGGCTTGAAAAGAAGAGGGACAAGCTGAAGAAGGCCCTTGAGAACCCCGAGGCCAGAGAACTCAGCGAGAAGATAAGGCTGATAGAGGGGGAGATAGCGAAGCTCAGGGAGGAGCTCAGCAGGGTAGAGAGCAAGCTCGAGGCCTTTGAGTCAAGGCTTAACGAGGAGTTACTCCCCAGGAAGGCTTCATTAGAAGAGGAAATTGAAGGTTTAGTCAACAAGATAAACGCCCTCAAGGCCAACATAAAGGAGAATGAAGAGGCCCTCAAGGAGCTGACTAAGGAACTCGAATCACTTAGGGAAGAGGAAAGGGAAGTTTACTCTAAGATAGAGAGGGCCAAAGAGAGCAGGAAGAACCTAGAGGAGGAAATTTCTTCACTAAGGAAGGAGAAAGAGGAGCTCTCTAAGAGGATTCAGGAACTCAGAATAGAAGCAAACACCCTGAGGGTTAGAGACGTTCAGCTCAAGTCGATGCTTGAGGAGAAGAGGTCACAGCTAAAGCACTTCGACAAGGAGGTCATTAAGTCCATAAAGGAGATTCCCCTTGATCTCGAGGCCTTGAAGAGGGAAATAGAGGAGATGGAGGAGGAGATAAGGTCACTAGAGCCCGTGAACATGAAGGCCATAGAGGACTTTGAGGTGGTTGAGAGGAGGTACCTCGAGCTGAAGAGCAAGAGGGAAAAGCTTGAGGCCGAGAAGGAGAGCATAATAGAGTTCATTAACGAGATAGAGAAGGAAAAGAAGAACGTCTTCATGAAGACTTTTGAAGCGATAGCCAAGAACTTCTCCGAGCTTTTCGCTAAGCTGTCACCTGGGGGAAGCGCTAGGCTAATCTTGGAGAATCCAGAGGATCCGTTCTCAGGAGGGCTCGAGATAGAGGCTAAGCCAGCAGGAAAGGATGTCAAGAGGATAGAGGCTATGAGCGGTGGGGAGAAGGCTTTAACAGCCTTAGCCTTTGTCTTTGCGATTCAGAAGTTCAAGCCTGCACCATTCTACCTCTTCGACGAGATAGATGCTCACTTGGACGATGCCAACGTGAAGAGGGTCGCGGACTTAATCAAGGAGTCCTCAAAGGAGAGCCAATTCATAGTGATAACCCTTAGGGACGTCATGATGGCCAACGCGGACAAGATAATAGGAGTTTCGATGAGGGACGGCGTTAGCAAGGTAGTTTCGCTAAGCCTCGAGAAGGCAATGAGGATACTTGAGGAGATAAGGAGGAAGCAGAATGTTTGACGGGGAGGAATTTGAAAGGTGGGTCAGGCAG
It encodes:
- the smc gene encoding chromosome segregation protein SMC, which gives rise to MPYIEKLELKGFKSYGNKKVVIPFSKGFTAIVGANGSGKSNIGDAILFVLGGLSAKAMRATRISDLIFAGTKSEPPAKYAEVAIYFNNEDRGFPIDEDEVVIKRRVYPDGRSTYWLNGKRATRSEILDLLSAAMISPEGYNIVLQGDITKFIKMSPLERRLIIDDISGIAEYDAKKEKALQELKQAEENLARVDLLIREVKKQLDKLEKERNDALRYLDLKERVKKAKVALLLGEIKRLEEELSSNEAKRSSIEEEIKSLERRIEEVARLIVEKENELRKIEEELERESSEEALKVTRKIGEINSKIELAKRNIEVGKKELDEAQVRLIRAKDELKKVLSEIEKTKGAINRWSKRKDSLIDEIKAKEEERNLLVVRLGEIDRTFAVAREEFDSVVGELENAKKELYEGEAEIRRLEGEKEKLQSQILVLKARLPGIDEKIRELNSLLEEKKAQLSELEGKLASISSRRRKVEDEIEKKGRELEEVKSKLDSLEKELIKAEAQSEIRGNKAIDALKNSGIPGIYGTLAELIRVRDRQYSIAVEVALGNRADNVVVEDEIVAEKAIKFLKENRLGRLTFLPLNKIKPRKPNDSVGIPVTDVIEYDPRIDNAVRFALGDTVIVSSMEEARTHIGKVRMVTLEGELYEKSGAITGGHYKPRGLAVDTRKLKEEVESLKAKKEALEAELNSLKVELRALENQGFELRIKISDIEKEIEITRKDLDRLLAEKKAIEGEIKDSEGKIKKIEETIHAKRGELAKLRGRIERLEKKRDKLKKALENPEARELSEKIRLIEGEIAKLREELSRVESKLEAFESRLNEELLPRKASLEEEIEGLVNKINALKANIKENEEALKELTKELESLREEEREVYSKIERAKESRKNLEEEISSLRKEKEELSKRIQELRIEANTLRVRDVQLKSMLEEKRSQLKHFDKEVIKSIKEIPLDLEALKREIEEMEEEIRSLEPVNMKAIEDFEVVERRYLELKSKREKLEAEKESIIEFINEIEKEKKNVFMKTFEAIAKNFSELFAKLSPGGSARLILENPEDPFSGGLEIEAKPAGKDVKRIEAMSGGEKALTALAFVFAIQKFKPAPFYLFDEIDAHLDDANVKRVADLIKESSKESQFIVITLRDVMMANADKIIGVSMRDGVSKVVSLSLEKAMRILEEIRRKQNV